From the genome of Burkholderiales bacterium, one region includes:
- a CDS encoding OmpA family protein, which yields MKKSLYALSALLLTSCAATTEQSSTMSAAELSDCLQPNRRVMVEVNGRVAKPPAKKPEAKAEAGKPEAKPEAASTAKAEAAPPKPKKPELATFTQQTYVQGNSAFDPNSATLKDGGKQELDKLVALLKKRAVQVGAIIITGHTDRLETGNKDLDEARAVAVKDYLQTKGLDTKLMFWEGKDSKEPVAVTKFCT from the coding sequence ATGAAGAAGTCCCTATACGCGCTTTCAGCGCTATTGCTCACCTCTTGCGCCGCGACGACCGAGCAGTCGTCGACGATGTCGGCGGCGGAGCTCTCCGATTGCCTGCAGCCGAACCGGCGCGTGATGGTCGAGGTGAACGGCCGCGTGGCGAAGCCGCCCGCCAAGAAGCCCGAAGCCAAGGCCGAGGCCGGGAAGCCCGAGGCCAAGCCGGAGGCCGCTTCGACGGCTAAAGCCGAAGCCGCGCCGCCCAAGCCCAAGAAGCCCGAGCTCGCCACCTTCACCCAGCAGACGTACGTGCAGGGCAACAGCGCGTTCGATCCGAACAGCGCCACGCTCAAGGACGGCGGCAAGCAGGAGCTCGACAAGCTGGTGGCGCTGCTGAAGAAGCGCGCGGTTCAGGTCGGCGCGATCATCATCACCGGCCACACCGACCGCCTCGAGACCGGCAACAAGGACCTCGACGAAGCGCGCGCGGTCGCGGTGAAGGACTACCTCCAGACCAAGGGCCTCGACACCAAGCTCATGTTCTGGGAAGGCAAGGACTCGAAAGAGCCCGTCGCCGTCACCAAGTTCTGCACCTAA
- a CDS encoding alpha/beta hydrolase, translating into MPFYERGDARIRYEVTGSGFPLLLIAGGGLNSNMAYHATKAPFNPIEEFKNEYRCVSFDLRNANGGESTGPLDVERPWDSYTDDMLGLMDHLGIHEFMVLGFCIGGPFIWNLIKHAPDRIVAAIPAQPSGYRPELPDLFYNNNIKGWAPGVVARRPDTTMQTCDAFLKSMYCTNPDFVFTVTRDFVKSCRTPILVLPDDTPPHPYAVAMESARLAPNAEASIFPWKDTPEGIAEAVRHVRTFLEAHTPVAAAH; encoded by the coding sequence ATGCCGTTCTACGAACGAGGCGACGCACGCATCCGCTATGAAGTGACCGGCTCGGGCTTCCCGCTGCTGCTCATCGCCGGCGGCGGGCTGAACTCGAACATGGCCTACCACGCGACCAAGGCGCCGTTCAACCCGATCGAGGAATTCAAGAACGAGTATCGCTGCGTCTCGTTCGACCTGCGCAACGCCAACGGCGGGGAGTCGACCGGTCCGCTCGACGTCGAGCGGCCGTGGGACTCGTACACCGACGACATGCTCGGGCTCATGGACCACCTGGGCATCCACGAATTCATGGTGCTCGGCTTCTGCATCGGCGGCCCGTTCATCTGGAACCTGATCAAGCATGCGCCCGACCGCATCGTCGCCGCGATACCCGCGCAGCCGAGCGGCTACCGCCCCGAGCTGCCCGACCTCTTCTACAACAACAACATCAAGGGCTGGGCGCCGGGCGTGGTCGCGAGACGTCCCGACACCACGATGCAGACGTGCGACGCGTTCCTGAAGAGCATGTACTGCACCAATCCCGATTTCGTGTTCACGGTGACGCGCGACTTCGTGAAGAGCTGCAGGACGCCGATCCTCGTGCTGCCCGACGATACGCCGCCGCACCCTTACGCGGTCGCGATGGAGAGCGCGCGCCTCGCGCCCAACGCGGAGGCGAGCATCTTCCCGTGGAAGGACACGCCGGAGGGCATCGCCGAAGCGGTGCGACACGTGCGCACCTTCCTCGAGGCGCACACGCCCGTCGCGGCCGCACATTGA
- a CDS encoding peroxiredoxin, producing MWSSRAVPRRGDPAPDFSLPDQNGTLHSLGKYRGKWLVLYFYPRDDTPGCAEQAMRYRNAMRELEALGAAVCGISVNGADSHARFAKKYALPFPLLADVGGEIAKRYGSLVNLGFLRFAKRNTFLVDPEGRIEKVYVGVNAGRNAGDVTEDLRKRVS from the coding sequence ATGTGGAGTAGCAGGGCGGTACCCCGGCGCGGCGATCCCGCGCCGGATTTTTCCCTGCCCGACCAGAACGGCACGCTGCACAGCCTCGGCAAGTACCGCGGCAAGTGGCTGGTGCTGTATTTCTACCCGCGCGACGACACGCCCGGCTGCGCCGAGCAGGCGATGCGCTATCGCAACGCGATGCGCGAGCTCGAAGCGCTGGGCGCCGCGGTGTGCGGCATCAGCGTGAACGGCGCCGACAGCCACGCGCGCTTCGCGAAGAAATACGCGCTGCCGTTCCCGCTGCTCGCGGACGTCGGCGGCGAGATCGCGAAGCGCTACGGCTCGCTCGTCAACCTCGGCTTTCTGCGCTTCGCCAAACGCAACACGTTTCTCGTCGATCCCGAAGGCCGGATCGAGAAGGTCTACGTCGGCGTGAACGCGGGACGCAACGCCGGCGACGTGACCGAGGACCTGAGGAAGCGGGTGAGCTGA